The following is a genomic window from Acidimicrobium ferrooxidans DSM 10331.
ACGACCATGGGCGGCGGCTCCGCGGCGAGCCGCACCTCGACCACCGTCGCCCCGAGGCGAGCCTTCAGGGAGGCTGGCGTTCCCTCGGCCACGATGCGGCCGTGGTCGACGATGACGAGTCGCTCCGCCAGTCGATCGGCCTCCTCCAGGTACTGCGTGGTGAGCAGCACGGTGGTCCCGCTCGCTGCGAGATCCGCCACGATCGCCCAGAGCGCGAGGCGACTCTCCGGGTCGAGGCCGGTCGTGGGCTCGTCGAGGAACAGCACCGGCGGCTCAGCGACCAGTGCTGCGGCAAGGTCGAGCCGACGGCGCATGCCGCCCGAGTAGGTCCGCAGGGGGCGGTCTGCGGCCCCTGCGAGACCGAAGGCCTCGAGCAGCGACCCCGCACGCTCCCTGGCTCGACGCCGACCGAGGTGGCAGAGCCGACCGACCATCTCGAGATTCTCACGAGCGCTCAGGCGTGGGTCGACCGCAGCGAACTGGCCAGCAAGCCCGATGCGGCGACGAACGACGTCCGGCTCGCCAATGAGATCGGCGCCCGCGACGATGGCACGTCCGCCGTCGGGGACGAGCACCGTCGTGAGGATGCGTACCAGCGTCGTCTTGCCCGCACCGTTGGGTC
Proteins encoded in this region:
- a CDS encoding daunorubicin resistance protein DrrA family ABC transporter ATP-binding protein — encoded protein: MEPLAIEAHDLTKRFGDLVALAGVSLSVAHGEVFGLLGPNGAGKTTLVRILTTVLVPDGGRAIVAGADLIGEPDVVRRRIGLAGQFAAVDPRLSARENLEMVGRLCHLGRRRARERAGSLLEAFGLAGAADRPLRTYSGGMRRRLDLAAALVAEPPVLFLDEPTTGLDPESRLALWAIVADLAASGTTVLLTTQYLEEADRLAERLVIVDHGRIVAEGTPASLKARLGATVVEVRLAAEPPPMVVEALRAAGFPDPRVDGRVVELGVENGAQAAMIALRALDGAGVAIEGMVIREPTLDDVFLAITNGQLSTEGAA